The following are encoded together in the Buteo buteo chromosome 2, bButBut1.hap1.1, whole genome shotgun sequence genome:
- the TGFBR2 gene encoding TGF-beta receptor type-2 isoform X1: protein MTPRLPRSLRRLLLRVCLWVLLGSWVPALLRAEIMSPVDRNKENGLQMPNLCKFCDIKVTTCSNQHQCKSNCNITAICEKNSEVCVAIWRQNDENVTLETICHDPQKTLYGHMLDDSSSEQCLMREKKEDGGLMFMCSCTGEECNDMLMFPSDDPHKPEEKDEIYKVTIISLVPLLVISVAVIVIFYAYRTHKKRKLNKAWEKNVKPRKHKDCSDVCAIMLDDDRSDISSTCANNINHNTELLPIELDIVVGKGRFAEVYKAKLKQNTSEQYETVAVKIFPYEEYASWKTEKDIFSDVNLKHENILQFLTAEERKTDLGKQYWLITAFHARGNLQEYLTRHIISWEDLWKLGGSLARGIAHLHSDHTPCGRPKTPIVHRDLKSSNILVKNDLTCCLCDFGLSLRLDPSLSVDDLANSGQVGTARYMAPEVLESRMNLENVESFKQTDVYSMALVLWEMTSRCNGVGEVKEYEPPFGSKVREHPCVESMKDNVLRDRGRPEIPSSWLNHQGIQMVCETLIECWDHDPEARLTAQCVAERFSELKHHDKLSGRSCSEEKIPEDGSVTTAK from the exons ctgAAATTATGTCACCTGTAgacagaaataaggaaaatggaTTGCAAATGCCAAACCTATGCAAATTTTGTGACATTAAAGTAACAACCTGCTCAAACCAACATCAGTGCAAGAGCAACTGCAACATCACTGCTATCTGTGAGAAGAATAGTGAAGTCTGTGTCGCTATATG GAGACAGAATGATGAAAATGTGACATTAGAAACAATATGCCATGATCCTCAGAAAACACTATATGGTCACATGTTGGATGACTCCAGCTCAGAGCAGTGTTTGatgagagaaaagaaggaagatggGGGACTGATGTTCATGTGTTCCTGTACAGGTGAAGAATGCAATGATATGCTCATGTTTCCATCAG ATGACCCTCATAAGCCAGAGGAGAAAGATGAAATTTACAAAGTCACAATCATAAGTCTTGTCCCATTACTGGTGATTTCTGTTGCTGTGATTGTTATCTTTTATGCCTACCGTACTCATAAGAAGAGGAAGCTCAACAAGGCATGGGAGAAGAATGTTAAGCCCAGGAAACATAAAGACTGCAGTGATGTTTGTGCCATTATGTTAGATGATGACCGCTCAGACATCAGCTCTACCTGTGCCAACAATATCAACCACAACACAGAATTGCTGCCCATTGAGTTGGACATTGTTGTTGGCAAAGGAAGGTTTGCTGAAGTGTATAAAGCCAAATTGAAGCAAAACACATCAGAGCAGTATGAAACTGTGGCAGTCAAGATTTTCCCCTATGAAGAATATGCAtcctggaaaacagagaaagacattttttcagatGTAAACCTCAAGCATGAGAACATCCTCCAATTCTTGACAGCAGAGGAGCGTAAGACAGATCTTGGTAAACAGTATTGGTTGATTACTGCCTTCCACGCTAGAGGAAACTTGCAGGAATATCTCACACGGCACATTATCAGCTGGGAGGACCTCTGGAAACTGGGTGGGTCCTTGGCCCGAGGGATTGCCCATCTGCACAGTGATCACACACCCTGTGGTCGCCCCAAAACACCTATCGTGCACAGAGACCTAAAGAGTTCCAACATCCTGGTGAAAAATGATTTAACCTGCTGTCTCTGTGACTTTGGGCTATCCCTGAGGCTGGACCCTTCTCTGTCTGTGGATGACTTGGCTAACAGTGGGCAG GTTGGCACAGCAAGGTACATGGCCCCTGAGGTTCTGGAGTCCAGGATGAACCTGGAGAATGTGGAGTCCTTCAAACAAACAGATGTGTACTCCATGGCTTTGGTCCTCTGGGAAATGACATCTCGCTGTAATGGTGTTGGAG AAGTGAAAGAGTACGAGCCCCCATTCGGCTCTAAAGTGCGAGAACACCCCTGCGTGGAAAGCATGAAGGACAATGTCCTAAGAGACAGAGGGAGACCCGAGATCCCCAGCTCCTGGCTTAACCATCAG GGCATCCAGATGGTGTGCGAAACCCTTATTGAGTGCTGGGACCACGACCCCGAGGCCCGGCTCACGGCACAGTGCGTTGCGGAGCGTTTTAGCGAGCTCAAGCACCACGACAAGCTCTCGGGAAGAAGCTGTTCGGAGGAGAAGATCCCCGAAGACGGCTCCGTGACCACCGCCAAGTAG
- the TGFBR2 gene encoding TGF-beta receptor type-2 isoform X2 has translation MSPVDRNKENGLQMPNLCKFCDIKVTTCSNQHQCKSNCNITAICEKNSEVCVAIWRQNDENVTLETICHDPQKTLYGHMLDDSSSEQCLMREKKEDGGLMFMCSCTGEECNDMLMFPSDDPHKPEEKDEIYKVTIISLVPLLVISVAVIVIFYAYRTHKKRKLNKAWEKNVKPRKHKDCSDVCAIMLDDDRSDISSTCANNINHNTELLPIELDIVVGKGRFAEVYKAKLKQNTSEQYETVAVKIFPYEEYASWKTEKDIFSDVNLKHENILQFLTAEERKTDLGKQYWLITAFHARGNLQEYLTRHIISWEDLWKLGGSLARGIAHLHSDHTPCGRPKTPIVHRDLKSSNILVKNDLTCCLCDFGLSLRLDPSLSVDDLANSGQVGTARYMAPEVLESRMNLENVESFKQTDVYSMALVLWEMTSRCNGVGEVKEYEPPFGSKVREHPCVESMKDNVLRDRGRPEIPSSWLNHQGIQMVCETLIECWDHDPEARLTAQCVAERFSELKHHDKLSGRSCSEEKIPEDGSVTTAK, from the exons ATGTCACCTGTAgacagaaataaggaaaatggaTTGCAAATGCCAAACCTATGCAAATTTTGTGACATTAAAGTAACAACCTGCTCAAACCAACATCAGTGCAAGAGCAACTGCAACATCACTGCTATCTGTGAGAAGAATAGTGAAGTCTGTGTCGCTATATG GAGACAGAATGATGAAAATGTGACATTAGAAACAATATGCCATGATCCTCAGAAAACACTATATGGTCACATGTTGGATGACTCCAGCTCAGAGCAGTGTTTGatgagagaaaagaaggaagatggGGGACTGATGTTCATGTGTTCCTGTACAGGTGAAGAATGCAATGATATGCTCATGTTTCCATCAG ATGACCCTCATAAGCCAGAGGAGAAAGATGAAATTTACAAAGTCACAATCATAAGTCTTGTCCCATTACTGGTGATTTCTGTTGCTGTGATTGTTATCTTTTATGCCTACCGTACTCATAAGAAGAGGAAGCTCAACAAGGCATGGGAGAAGAATGTTAAGCCCAGGAAACATAAAGACTGCAGTGATGTTTGTGCCATTATGTTAGATGATGACCGCTCAGACATCAGCTCTACCTGTGCCAACAATATCAACCACAACACAGAATTGCTGCCCATTGAGTTGGACATTGTTGTTGGCAAAGGAAGGTTTGCTGAAGTGTATAAAGCCAAATTGAAGCAAAACACATCAGAGCAGTATGAAACTGTGGCAGTCAAGATTTTCCCCTATGAAGAATATGCAtcctggaaaacagagaaagacattttttcagatGTAAACCTCAAGCATGAGAACATCCTCCAATTCTTGACAGCAGAGGAGCGTAAGACAGATCTTGGTAAACAGTATTGGTTGATTACTGCCTTCCACGCTAGAGGAAACTTGCAGGAATATCTCACACGGCACATTATCAGCTGGGAGGACCTCTGGAAACTGGGTGGGTCCTTGGCCCGAGGGATTGCCCATCTGCACAGTGATCACACACCCTGTGGTCGCCCCAAAACACCTATCGTGCACAGAGACCTAAAGAGTTCCAACATCCTGGTGAAAAATGATTTAACCTGCTGTCTCTGTGACTTTGGGCTATCCCTGAGGCTGGACCCTTCTCTGTCTGTGGATGACTTGGCTAACAGTGGGCAG GTTGGCACAGCAAGGTACATGGCCCCTGAGGTTCTGGAGTCCAGGATGAACCTGGAGAATGTGGAGTCCTTCAAACAAACAGATGTGTACTCCATGGCTTTGGTCCTCTGGGAAATGACATCTCGCTGTAATGGTGTTGGAG AAGTGAAAGAGTACGAGCCCCCATTCGGCTCTAAAGTGCGAGAACACCCCTGCGTGGAAAGCATGAAGGACAATGTCCTAAGAGACAGAGGGAGACCCGAGATCCCCAGCTCCTGGCTTAACCATCAG GGCATCCAGATGGTGTGCGAAACCCTTATTGAGTGCTGGGACCACGACCCCGAGGCCCGGCTCACGGCACAGTGCGTTGCGGAGCGTTTTAGCGAGCTCAAGCACCACGACAAGCTCTCGGGAAGAAGCTGTTCGGAGGAGAAGATCCCCGAAGACGGCTCCGTGACCACCGCCAAGTAG